The following are encoded together in the Peromyscus maniculatus bairdii isolate BWxNUB_F1_BW_parent chromosome 22, HU_Pman_BW_mat_3.1, whole genome shotgun sequence genome:
- the Slc66a3 gene encoding solute carrier family 66 member 3: MEAGLLWFCNWSTLAVCAALKLPQIYAQLAARSARGISLPSLLLELAGFLVFFRYQCYYGNPLLTYLEYPILIAQDILLLLFVFHFNGNVKQALPYAAVFVSSWFVLSLQKWIIDLAMNLCTVISAASKFAQLQHLWKLKDSEAVSALTWGLSAYTCATRIITTLMTTNDLTILTRFVIMLALNIWVTATVLHYRKPATKAE, from the exons ATGGAGGCCGGGCTGCTGTGGTTCTGCAACTGGAGCACGCTGGCCGTGTGCGCCGCACTCAAGCTGCCGCAGATCTACGCGCAGCTGGCGGCGCGCAGCGCGCGGGGCATCAGCCTCCCTAGTTTACTTTTGGAGCTGGCGGG gttcctggtcTTCTTTCGCTACCAGTGTTACTATGGGAACCCGCTGCTCACGTACCTGGAATACCCCATTCTCATCGCACAAG ACATCCTCCTCCTGTTATTCGTCTTTCACTTCAATGGGAACGTGAAGCAGGCCTTGCCCTACGCCGCGGT ATTTGTGTCTTCTTGGTTCGTCCTCAGCCTGCAGAAATGGATCATCGACCTGGCCATG AACTTATGCACAGTCATCAGTGCGGCCAGTAAGTTCGCCCAGCTCCAGCATCTGTGGAAGCTAAAGGACTCGGAAGCCGTGAGCGCGCTGACCTGGGGCCTCTCTGCCTACACCTGTGCCA CAAGGATAATAACAACTCTAATGACCACCAATGATCTGACAA TTCTTACCCGTTTTGTGATCATGCTGGCTTTAAATATATGGGTGACAGCAACAGTCCTGCACTACCGGAAGCCTGCCACCAAAGCGGAATGA